The Oncorhynchus mykiss isolate Arlee chromosome 10, USDA_OmykA_1.1, whole genome shotgun sequence nucleotide sequence AgctggggggaggggaggggggcttGACTTGCCTATTTTGAATAAAGGTTGAATATAAAAAAAGTAATGTATTTTCGTTTAGCTAGTTACTCGTAATTAGCTGGCTGGCGATCACTACGGGTGTGTGCTGTGCAGACCGGTTCGTTGGTTACTATGACTACGGGTGTGTGCTGTGCAGACCGGTTCATTGGTTACTATCACTACGGGTGTGTGCTGTGCAGACCGGTTCGTTGGTTACTATGACTACGGGTGTGTGCTGTGCAGACCGGTTCATTGGTTACTATCACTACGGGTGTGTGCTGTGCAGACCGGTTCGTTGGTTACTATGACTACGGGTGTGTGCTGTGCAGACCGGTTCATTGGTTACTATCACTACGGGTGTGTGCTGTGCAGACCGGTTCATTGGTTACTATGACTACGGGTGTGTGCTGTGCAGACCAGTTCATTGGTTACTATCACTACGGGTGTGTGCTGTGCAGACCAGTTCATTGGTTACTATGACTACGGGTGTGTGCTGTGCAGACCAGTTCATTGGATGCGTACGATCGCTCCTCGACGCTCAAGACGTACAAACGCTTTGACTAATGCGGAAGGCCGCATAGCCTTAAATACCGTATGGCAACCGCAGAtgtttgggagggagggagggagaactaGACGCTCAAACATCCAAGGGAACGGTTCCGGGTGACATCACAATCGGGTTCTTTCTACCTACGATTgttagggaggggggagggagaactAGACGCTCGAACATCCAAGGGAACGTTCCGGGTGACATCACAAACGGGTTCTTTCTACCAACGATTgttagggaggggggagggagaactAGACGCTCGAACATCCAAGGGAAAGTTCCGGGTGACATCACAAACGGGTTCTTTCTACCAACGATTgttagggaggggggagggagaactAGACGCTCGAACATCCAAGGGAAAGTTCCGGGTGACATCACAAACGGGTTCTTTCTACCAACGATTGTTAGCTGGGGCCTCAACAGCTGATGTTTCCACACGACGAGCACTATTGAacttgtgccccccccccccccccactactctGTTGTGTAAATGTTAacccttcacctctctcctcccctcagggCTTCAGAATGCCCACAGGTCTGACGTCAACCAACAAGGAAGTGTTTGTGATCAGGTCAGTCCATAATGTACtgggggggagaaaaaaaaatcatgacGCCGCCCGATCGTGTTTGTGTACATGCACGTTGAAGATGGGGACCATTTTGTTGTAGATGGGCTGAAATATTCAAAACTGGGTTAGAGAAGTAACTTATCGTTCTGTCCATTTTCCAGGCTCTTCCTCTGGCCATTTCCAggctcctcttctcccctctctcggTCTACTCCTGGCTGGTCTCTGTGATGGTTgaactcctcttctcccctctctctgtctactcctGGCTGGTCTCTGTGATGGTTaaactcctcttctcctctctgaccctcatctcctcctccctgtattaCACCGTCCTGCTCCTGCTTGCCGGGCCCTGCTGTGTCGCcaccttgtctctgtctgtgctAGTGTCCTGTCTCCGTGTAGTTATCTATATGGTTCACCTAGTGTTGGTGCTCTGTGCTTTGGCAGTGCTCGCCATCATGACTCCACACAAAATGGCCGACGTGAACGGACCCAAAATGGCCGACGTGAACGGACCCAAAATGGCCGACGTGAACGGACCCAAAATGACCGCCGGTGCCACTGCTCGTGACCAAACGTTCTACGACCAACTGAAACTGCAGCTCCGAGACTCGGACAAATCTGGGATCAGTGTTGGGTCGTAAAGGCTTCACAGCGAGGCCGAGGGCATCGTGTTAAGTCTGAAATACAGTTGATCAGTGTTTTTATTTGTTAAAGAATAAACTCCCTTCCTTTGTATCCTTTAGTCTGTTTGGTGAACTTTAGTCCCCATCATTTAATAAAGTGAATTTTAAACTGTTTTTTTGGGGGATTGTAACATTTACACCTGGAAACTGTGAAACTGagatgtttgtgtgttttttgctgTGAGCTGACTGAGACACAGAAATACTAGAATACACAATGGCTACTtagactactctctctctcctcattctcatGATACTTGGGCTACCTGTGTAAACGCTGCCTAATCCTAAAATCAGATTATGTTTTGTCAACTCTGCACCTTTTtgtttaaaggggaaatctgtgaTTTCTACATTGTTTaggtttgtaaaaaaaaaattaaatgaatgatatacactgagtgtacaaaacattaggaacaccttcctgatattgagcTGCATTTCCTTCAGTCCTCAGTATACAGCATTCATACTGAGAgactttgtcatttcttcaaacaaccaactttttatttaatattgatttttAATCATTGCAATAATGAAGCTAGTCGACCACACACTCAGTGTGTTGCCGGGAGCTTAACTGCATTACAGACAATGCAGAGTTCTTATTTCGTAGATCAAGAAATGCTTAGTCATGGCTGGTTCCACCCCTACCATGCAGATCCAGGGGGGGACACACACTCAaatagagcaaagtacagagaggtccttgatgaaaacctgctccagagcactcaggacctcagactgggggcgacggttcaccttccaacaggacaacgacccaaaagcacacagccaagacaacgcaggagtggcttcggtacaagtctctgaatgtccagaAGAGGCCCAGccctgaacccgatcgaacatctctgtagagacctgaaaatagctgtgcagcgacgcttcccatccaacctgacagagcctgagaggatctgcagagaagatatgggagaaactccccaaatacaggtgtgccaagcttgtagcatcatacccaagaagactcaaggctgtaatcactgccaaaggtacttcaacaacgtactgagtaaaggatacttatgtaaatgtgatatttaatttttgtttattttataaatttacaaaaatgtctaaacctgtttttgctttgtcattatgggatattaggATGGAAAGTACCACTTggcatatttgagtaaaagtaaaagatgcCTAAATAGAAAATTATTCAagttgaaagtcacccagtaaaatactacttgagtaaaagtatttgtttttttttaaatatacttaagtatcaaaaataaaagtaaaaaataattttaaaatcctttttaatcaaaccagataagtgtgtgaattggaccgttttcctgtcctgctaaacattctaaatgtaacatttagtacatttgggtgtcagggaaaatatatggagtaaaaaagtacattatttactttaggaatgtagtgaagtaaaagttgtcgaaaatataaatagtaaagttaggATAACCCCTAAAAAACGAATTAAGGACTTTATTTATACTGAaggactttacaccactgattatggcaccaggactcattaaggatcaggttaaatggagacaccaggactcattaaggatcaggtcaaatggagacaccaggactcattaaggatcaggttaaatggagacaccaggactcattaaggatcaggtcaaatggagacaccaggactcattaaggatcaggttaaatggtgttgataccaggactcattaaggatcaggtcaaatggtgttgacaccaggactcattaaggatcaggttaaatggtgttgacaccaggactcattaaggatcaggttaaatggagacaccaggactcattaaggatcaggttaaatggagacatcaggactcattaaggatcaggttaaatggagacaccaggactcattaaggatcaggttaaatggagacaccaggactcattaaggatcaggttaaatggagacaccaggactcattaaggatcaggttaaatggagacaccaggactcattaaggatcaggtcaaatggagacaccaggactcattaaggatcaggttaaatggtgttgataccaggactcattaaggatcaggtcaaatggtgttgacaccaggactcattaaggatcaggttaaatggtgttgacaccaggactcattaaggatcaggttaaatggagacaccaggactcattaaggatcaggttacatggagacaccaggactcattaaggatcaggttaaatggagacaccaggactcattaaggatcaggttaaatggagacaccaggactcattaaggatcaggtcaaatggagacaccaggactcattaaggatcaggttaaatggtgttgataccaggactcattaaggatcaggttaaatggagacaccaggactcattaaggatcaggttaaatggagacatcaggactcattaaggatcaggttaaatggagacaccaggactcattaaggatcaggttaaatggagacaccaggactcattaaggatcaggttaaatggtgttgacaccaggactcattaaggatcaggtcaaaatggagacaccaggactcattaaggatcaggtcaaaatggagacaccaggactaattaaggatcaggtcaaatggagacaccaggactcattaaggatcaggtcaaaatggagacaccaggactcattaaggatcaggtcaaatggagacaccaggactcattaaggatcaggtcaaatggagacaccaggactcattaaggatcaggtcaaaatggagacaccaggactcattaaggatcaggttaaatggagacaccaggactcattaaggatcaggtcaaatggagacaccaggactcattaaggatcaggtcaaatggagacaccaggactcattaaggatcaggtcaaatggtgttgacaccaggactcattaaggatcaggttaaatggagacaccaggactcattaaggatcaggttaaatggtgttgacaccaggactcattaaggatcaggtcaaatggagacaccaggactcattaaggatcaggtcaaatggagacaccaggactcattaaggatcaggttaaatggagacaccaggactcattaaggatcaggttaaatggagacaccaggactcattaaggatcaggttaaatggagacaccaggactcattaaggatcaggtcaaatggagacaccaggactcattaaggatcaggtcaaatggagacaacaggactcattaaggatcaggtcaaaatggagacaccaggactcattaaggatcaggtcaaaatggagacaccaggactcattaaggatcaggtcaaaatggagacaccaggaatcattaaggatcaggttaaatggagacaccaggactcattaaggatcaggttaaatggagacaccaggactcattaaggatcaggtcaaatggtgacaccaggactcattaaggatcaggttaaatggagacaccaggactcattaaggatcaggttaaatggtgttgacaccaggactcattaaggatcaggtcaaatggagacaccaggactcattaaggatcaggttaaatggagacaccaggactcattaaggatcaggtcaaatggagacaccaggactcattaaggatcaggttaaatggagacaccaggactcattaaggatcaggttaaatggagacaccaggactcattaaggatcaggttaaatggtgttgacaccaggactcattaaggatcaggttaaatggagacaccaggactcattaaggatcaggttaaatggagacaccaggactcattaaggatcaggttaaatggagacaccaggactcattaaggaccaggttaaatggagactccaggactcattaaggatcaggttaaatggtgttgacaccaggactcatttaGGATCAGGTTAAATGATGTTGaaaccaggactcattaaggatcaggttaaatggagacaccaggactcattaaggatcaggttaaatggtgttgacaccaggactcattaaggatcaggttaaatggtgttgacaccaggactcattaaggatcaggttaaatggtgttgacaccaggactcattaaggatcaggttaaatggagacaccaggactcattaaggatcaggttaaatggagacaccagcactcattaaggatcaggttaaatggagacaccaggactcattaaggatcaggttaaatggagacaccaggactcattaaggaccaggttaaatggagactccaggactcattaaggatcaggttaaatggtgttgacaccaggactcattaaggatcaggttaaatgatGTTGaaaccaggactcattaaggatcaggttaaatggagacaccaggactcattaaggatcaggttaaatggtgttgacaccaggactcattaaggatcaggttaaatggtgttgacaccaggactcattaaggatcgggttaaatggtgttgacaccaggactcattaaggatcaggttaaatggagacaccaggactcattaaggatcaagttaaatggtgttgacaccaggactcattaaggatcgggttaaatggtgttgacaccaggactcattaaggatcaggttaaatggagacaccaggactcattaaggatcaggttaaatggtgttgacaccaggactcattaaggatcaggttaaatggtgttgacaccaggactcattaaggatcaggttaaatggtgttgacaccaggactcattaaggatcaggttaaatggtgttgacaccaggactcattaaggatcaggttaaatggtgttgacaccaggactcattaaggatcaggttaaatggagacaccaggactcattaaggatcaggttaaatggagacaccaggactcattaaggatcaggttaaatggtgacaccaggactcattaaggatcaggttaaatggagacaccaggacttaTTAAGGATCAGGTCAGATGgggacaccaggactcattaaggatcaggtcagatggagacaccaggactcattaaggatcaggtcacatggtgttgacaccaggactcattaaggatcaggttaaatggagacaccaggacttattaaggatcaggttaaatggagacaccaggactcattaaggatcaggttaaatggagacaccaggactcattaaggatcaggttaaatagagacaccaggactcattaaggatcaggttaattggagacaccaggactcattaaggatcaggttaaatggtgttgacaccaggactcattaaggatcaggttaaatggtgttgacaccaggactcattaaggatcaggttaattggagacaccaggactcattaaggatcaggttaaatggtgttgacaccaggactcattaaggatcaggttaaatggtgttgacaccaggactcattaaggatcaggttaaatggagacaccaggactcattaaggatcaggttaaatggagacaccaggactcattaaggatcaggttaaatggagacaccaggactcattaaggatcaggttaaatagagacaccaggactcattaaggatcaggttaattggagacaccaggactcattaaggatcaggttaaatggtgttgacaccaggactcattaaggatcaggttaaatggtgttgacaccaggactcattaaggatcaggttaaatggagacaccaggactcattaaggatcaggttaaatggtgacaccaggactcattaaggatcaggttaaatggagacaccaggactcattaaggaacAGGTCAGATGgggacaccaggactcattaaggatcaggtcagatggagacaccaggactcattaaggatcaggtcacatggtgtttacaccaggactcattaaggatcaggttaaatggagacaccaggactcattaaggatcaggttaaatggagacaccaggactcattaaggatcaggttaaatggagacaccaggactcattaaggatcaggttaaatggagacaccaggactcattaaggatcaggttaaatggtgttgacaccaggactcattaaggatcaggttaaatggtgttgacaccaggactcattaaggatcaggttaaatggtgttgacactaggactcattaaggatcaggttaaatggtgttgacaccaggactcattaaggatcaggttaaatgtagacaccaggactcattaaggatcaggttaaatggagacaccaggactcattaaggatcaggttaaatggagataccaggactcattaaggatcaggtcacatggtgttgacaccaggactcattaaggatcaggttaaatggtgttgacactaggactcattaaggatcaggttaaatggtgttgacaccaggactcattaaggatcaggttaaatgtagaca carries:
- the LOC110515659 gene encoding uncharacterized protein LOC110515659, with product MKIVLVVALVLLYVWLQNAHRSDVNQQGSVCDQALPLAISRLLFSPLSVYSWLVSVMVELLFSPLSVYSWLVSVMVKLLFSSLTLISSSLYYTVLLLLAGPCCVATLSLSVLVSCLRVVIYMVHLVLVLCALAVLAIMTPHKMADVNGPKMADVNGPKMADVNGPKMTAGATARDQTFYDQLKLQLRDSDKSGISVGS